The Pyrococcus kukulkanii genome contains a region encoding:
- a CDS encoding MFS transporter gives MQKLIILLLISLGWIFNYSHRMAVPSLAPLIREDLHITNAEIGLLMTSLLLPYALIQVPAGYIGDKIGRKKLLILSILGYSISSAFIVLTRDYWDMLIVRFIYGVFAGLYYAPATALISEAFKERKGSALGFFMIGPAIGTGITPLIVVPIALTFNWRLSFLVLSLLSSIVAVLLAFAVRGEVSKPEVARFSIPRTVFLLSLANFLGLGAFFALLTFLVSYLVSQGASLEKASAMFSMLSMVGILGSISAGFLYDRIGKVSVSLAFIMNALFTFLILIWPNPILLIPLGFFLYSVGGIITAYTSEKAGKENLGVVMGFVNMVGFFGATVGPYVVGRLIDITGYRKALLLIPLAYLTSALLIFLDMDHRHRQSSSLRPGLSEGPFEV, from the coding sequence ATGCAAAAGCTAATAATTTTACTACTCATAAGCCTGGGCTGGATATTCAATTACTCTCACAGAATGGCCGTTCCTTCCCTTGCGCCTCTGATAAGAGAAGATCTTCACATCACGAATGCTGAGATAGGCCTGTTAATGACATCCTTACTCCTACCGTACGCGTTAATTCAGGTTCCCGCGGGATATATTGGAGATAAAATTGGAAGGAAGAAGTTGCTCATCCTCAGCATACTTGGTTATTCCATATCGTCGGCATTCATAGTTCTCACGAGGGATTATTGGGATATGCTCATCGTTAGGTTCATTTATGGCGTGTTCGCTGGCCTTTATTATGCACCCGCAACGGCCCTAATAAGCGAGGCCTTTAAGGAAAGGAAGGGATCAGCCTTAGGATTCTTCATGATTGGTCCCGCAATAGGAACCGGAATTACTCCCCTAATAGTCGTTCCAATAGCCCTAACCTTTAACTGGAGGCTTTCGTTCTTGGTTCTCTCACTTCTGAGCTCCATTGTAGCGGTCTTGCTTGCCTTTGCCGTAAGAGGAGAGGTTTCTAAGCCCGAAGTTGCGAGGTTTTCAATCCCGAGAACTGTCTTCCTATTAAGCCTAGCAAATTTCCTGGGCCTTGGAGCATTCTTTGCTCTCCTCACATTCTTGGTCTCATACTTGGTCTCCCAGGGAGCAAGCCTTGAGAAAGCCTCCGCGATGTTCTCCATGCTTTCAATGGTAGGAATTTTAGGATCTATTTCAGCCGGCTTCCTTTATGATAGGATAGGGAAAGTTAGCGTTTCCTTAGCGTTTATTATGAATGCCCTCTTTACATTTCTCATACTTATCTGGCCGAATCCCATCCTTCTAATACCTCTTGGCTTCTTCCTTTACTCGGTTGGAGGAATAATAACCGCATATACATCAGAGAAGGCTGGAAAGGAAAACTTGGGGGTTGTCATGGGGTTCGTGAACATGGTTGGGTTCTTTGGAGCCACAGTTGGTCCCTACGTTGTCGGAAGGCTCATAGATATTACCGGCTACAGGAAGGCCCTTCTACTTATTCCTCTAGCGTACCTAACTTCCGCCCTCCTGATATTCTTGGACATGGACCATCGTCATAGGCAGTCATCATCCCTTCGACCCGGGCTCTCTGAGGGCCCATTCGAAGTCTGA